Proteins encoded together in one Bacteroides zoogleoformans window:
- a CDS encoding glycoside hydrolase family 130 protein, which translates to MNSKFTMPWEDRPAGCADVMWRYSGNPVIGRYQIPSSNSIFNSAVVPFGDGFAGVFRCDNKAVQMNIFAGFSKDGIHWEINHEPIRFKAGNTDMIESEYKYDPRVTWIEDRYWITWCNGYHGPTIGIGYTFDFKEFFQCENAFLPFNRNGVLLPQKVGGRYAMLSRPSDNGHTPFGDIYISYSPDMKYWGEHRCVMKVTPFPESAWQCTKIGAGSVPFLTDEGWLMFYHGVITTCNGFRYSMGAAILDRENPAKVLYRTREYLLAPAAPYELQGDVPNVVFPCAALQDGQRVAVYYGAADTVVGMAFGYISDIIEFTKRTSI; encoded by the coding sequence ATGAACAGCAAATTTACCATGCCGTGGGAAGACCGCCCCGCCGGATGTGCGGACGTCATGTGGCGTTACTCCGGGAATCCCGTTATCGGACGTTATCAAATCCCTTCGTCCAACAGTATTTTCAACAGTGCCGTAGTTCCTTTCGGCGATGGCTTTGCCGGTGTGTTCCGTTGCGACAACAAGGCCGTGCAGATGAACATCTTTGCCGGTTTCAGCAAGGACGGCATCCATTGGGAAATCAATCATGAGCCCATCCGCTTCAAGGCAGGAAACACGGACATGATAGAGTCCGAATATAAGTACGACCCGCGCGTGACGTGGATTGAAGACCGATACTGGATTACGTGGTGCAACGGTTATCACGGGCCTACCATCGGCATCGGCTATACGTTCGATTTCAAGGAGTTCTTCCAGTGCGAGAACGCTTTCCTGCCCTTCAACCGCAACGGAGTGCTGCTCCCGCAGAAAGTGGGCGGACGCTATGCCATGCTGAGCCGTCCGAGCGACAACGGGCATACGCCTTTCGGTGATATCTACATCAGCTATAGCCCGGACATGAAGTATTGGGGCGAACATCGTTGTGTGATGAAGGTTACTCCTTTCCCCGAGAGCGCATGGCAGTGCACCAAGATAGGGGCGGGCTCGGTGCCTTTCCTCACGGACGAAGGCTGGCTGATGTTCTATCACGGCGTGATTACCACTTGCAACGGCTTCCGTTACTCCATGGGAGCAGCCATCCTCGACAGAGAGAATCCGGCCAAGGTGCTGTACCGCACGCGCGAGTATCTGCTTGCGCCCGCCGCTCCTTACGAGTTGCAGGGAGATGTGCCCAACGTGGTGTTCCCTTGCGCGGCTTTGCAGGACGGCCAACGAGTGGCAGTGTACTATGGCGCCGCCGATACGGTGGTGGGAATGGCCTTCGGATATATCTCTGACATCATAGAGTTTACGAAGCGTACAAGTATTTGA
- a CDS encoding GH92 family glycosyl hydrolase produces MRRFFILICFISCSLGVHTKDFTRYVNPLVGTLSTFELSAGNTYPAIARPWGMNFWTPQTGKMGDGWQYVYTAHKIRGFKQTHQPSPWINDYGQFSIMPVVGKPEFDEEKRASWFSHKGELALPHYYKVYLAEHDVLAEFTPTERAVMFRFTFPENDHSYIVVDAFDKGSYVKIFPERNRIIGYTTRNSGGVPKNFRNYFVMEFDKPFVYKALVADSVLCEDADERYAEHAGAIIGFKTRQGEKVHVCVASSFISFEQADRNLKELGDDSFDTLVRKGQNEWNEVLGRMEVEGGSLDQYRTFYSCLYRSLLFPRAFYEYGEDGSPIHYSPYNGEVLPGYMYTDTGFWDTFRSLFPFLNMMYPSVNKKIQEGLVNTCKESGFFPEWASPGHRGCMIGNNSASVLADAYLKGVRVDDVKTLYEGLIHGTKHVHPEVFSTGRLGCEYYNKLGYVPYDVKINESVARTLEYAYNDWCIYRMAKALNRPEKEQKLFAKRAMNYRNVFDKESKLMRGRNKDGRFQSPFSPLKWGDAFTEGNSWHYSWSVFHDPQGLIELMGGEKPFVQMLDSVFIVPPLFDESYYGQVIHEIREMTVMNMGNYAHGNQPIQHMIYLYNYAGQPWKAQYWLRQVMNRMYTSGPDGYCGDEDNGQTSAWYVFSALGFYPVCPGTDEYVLGAPLFKKATLHFENGKSLIIDAANNTPDNLYVESLRFNDDEYTKNYLRHEELLNGGTLMFNMSNRPNRERGVRPEDYPYSFSNELKPENK; encoded by the coding sequence ATGAGAAGATTTTTTATATTGATTTGCTTTATAAGTTGCTCATTAGGAGTGCATACCAAAGATTTTACCAGGTATGTAAACCCGCTTGTGGGTACATTGTCCACTTTCGAGTTGTCTGCCGGAAATACCTATCCCGCCATAGCCCGTCCGTGGGGCATGAACTTCTGGACACCTCAGACGGGTAAGATGGGCGACGGTTGGCAATATGTATATACTGCCCATAAAATTCGCGGCTTCAAGCAGACCCATCAGCCTAGTCCTTGGATAAACGACTACGGGCAGTTCTCCATCATGCCGGTGGTGGGCAAGCCTGAGTTTGATGAGGAGAAACGTGCCAGTTGGTTTTCCCACAAGGGAGAGCTTGCCCTTCCGCATTATTATAAGGTATATCTTGCCGAACATGATGTGCTGGCCGAGTTCACGCCTACAGAACGCGCTGTCATGTTTCGCTTCACCTTCCCCGAGAATGACCATTCCTACATTGTGGTCGATGCCTTTGATAAAGGTTCATACGTGAAGATTTTTCCGGAACGGAATCGTATCATCGGCTATACTACCCGCAACAGTGGCGGCGTGCCCAAGAACTTCAGGAACTATTTCGTGATGGAGTTCGACAAGCCGTTTGTGTATAAAGCCTTGGTTGCCGATAGTGTGTTGTGTGAAGATGCTGATGAGCGATATGCCGAACACGCCGGTGCCATTATCGGCTTTAAAACCCGTCAAGGTGAAAAGGTGCATGTGTGCGTGGCTTCCTCCTTTATCAGTTTTGAGCAGGCCGACAGGAATCTGAAGGAACTGGGTGACGATTCTTTCGATACACTGGTACGGAAAGGACAGAATGAGTGGAACGAGGTATTGGGACGGATGGAAGTAGAAGGGGGTAGCCTCGACCAATATCGCACCTTCTATTCCTGTCTGTATCGCTCCTTGCTTTTCCCGCGTGCATTCTACGAGTACGGTGAGGATGGCAGCCCTATTCACTACAGTCCTTACAATGGTGAGGTCCTGCCGGGCTATATGTATACCGATACCGGCTTTTGGGATACTTTTCGTTCTCTTTTTCCATTCCTTAATATGATGTATCCCTCGGTGAACAAAAAGATTCAGGAGGGACTTGTCAATACCTGCAAGGAAAGCGGTTTCTTCCCCGAATGGGCCAGTCCCGGACACCGAGGCTGTATGATTGGCAATAACTCGGCTTCAGTGCTTGCCGACGCTTATCTGAAAGGGGTGAGGGTTGACGATGTGAAAACCCTCTATGAAGGCTTGATTCATGGGACGAAGCATGTTCATCCCGAGGTCTTTTCTACCGGCCGTTTGGGGTGCGAGTACTATAATAAACTGGGCTATGTCCCCTATGATGTGAAGATTAACGAGAGTGTGGCCCGCACATTGGAATATGCTTACAATGACTGGTGTATTTATCGGATGGCCAAGGCCTTGAACCGTCCGGAGAAGGAACAAAAGCTTTTTGCCAAGCGCGCTATGAACTATCGGAATGTGTTCGACAAAGAGAGTAAGCTGATGCGGGGACGTAATAAAGACGGGCGGTTTCAGTCGCCTTTCTCACCTTTGAAGTGGGGAGACGCTTTTACCGAGGGAAATAGTTGGCACTATTCGTGGTCGGTATTTCACGACCCGCAAGGTCTGATAGAGCTGATGGGAGGCGAAAAACCGTTCGTGCAGATGCTCGATTCGGTTTTCATTGTTCCGCCCTTGTTCGACGAAAGTTATTACGGGCAGGTCATTCACGAAATTCGTGAGATGACGGTAATGAATATGGGTAACTATGCCCACGGCAATCAGCCCATTCAGCACATGATTTATCTGTATAACTATGCGGGGCAGCCTTGGAAAGCCCAATATTGGTTGCGTCAGGTGATGAACCGCATGTACACTTCAGGGCCTGACGGTTACTGCGGCGACGAAGACAACGGTCAGACATCGGCTTGGTATGTGTTTTCGGCGCTGGGGTTCTATCCGGTTTGTCCGGGGACGGACGAATATGTCTTGGGTGCTCCTTTGTTTAAGAAAGCGACACTTCATTTCGAGAATGGCAAGTCATTGATTATCGACGCAGCCAATAATACACCGGATAATCTGTATGTTGAATCGCTCCGGTTCAATGATGACGAATATACGAAGAATTATTTGAGACATGAGGAACTGTTGAACGGCGGGACGCTGATGTTCAACATGAGTAACCGGCCGAATAGAGAGAGGGGCGTCCGGCCGGAAGATTATCCTTATTCTTTCTCGAATGAGCTTAAGCCGGAAAATAAGTAG
- a CDS encoding MFS transporter: MNHNKPRKPISWVPSVYFAMGLPFIAVNLVSTFMFKDLGISDTQIAFWTSVIMMPWTLKFLWSPFLEMYRTKKFFVIITQLLSGLLFGLVAFSLKFDYFFAISISTMAVIAFSGATHDIACDGVYMAELSPADQAKYIGVQGAFYNIAKLVANGGLVALAGMLAESFGAVEGRSVQDNMPAYKEAWMVIFIVIAVLLVVLGLYHSKMLPCTQVPEHARRSGREVMRGLWEVIKNFFTKRHIIYYICFIILYRFAEGFVMKIAPLFLRASREVGGLGLSLTEIGTLNGVMGSGAFVLGSLLAGIYVSKRGLKKTLFSLCVVFNFPFMAYTLLAVYQPENLYLIGAGIVAEYFGYGFGFVGLTLFMMQQIAPGKHQMSHYAFASGIMNLGVMLPGMMSGFFSDLLGYEKFFIYVLLAAIPSLLITYFIPFTYDDSKA; the protein is encoded by the coding sequence ATGAATCACAATAAACCTCGTAAACCCATATCTTGGGTTCCTTCCGTCTATTTTGCCATGGGACTGCCTTTCATTGCAGTGAATCTGGTTTCTACTTTCATGTTCAAAGACTTGGGCATATCCGATACGCAGATAGCTTTCTGGACATCGGTCATCATGATGCCTTGGACGTTGAAGTTCCTCTGGAGTCCTTTCTTGGAGATGTATCGGACAAAGAAGTTCTTCGTCATCATCACCCAGTTGCTGAGCGGACTCTTGTTCGGTCTTGTGGCTTTCTCTCTGAAGTTCGATTATTTCTTTGCCATCAGCATTTCCACCATGGCGGTCATCGCTTTCAGCGGAGCCACGCACGACATTGCTTGCGACGGCGTATATATGGCCGAGCTTTCGCCTGCCGACCAAGCCAAGTACATCGGCGTGCAGGGTGCTTTTTACAACATCGCCAAGCTGGTGGCCAATGGCGGTTTAGTGGCGTTGGCGGGCATGCTGGCCGAGAGCTTCGGGGCTGTGGAAGGCCGGTCTGTGCAAGATAATATGCCGGCCTATAAGGAAGCATGGATGGTAATCTTCATTGTCATTGCTGTGCTGCTGGTGGTGCTCGGTTTGTATCATTCCAAGATGCTGCCTTGCACGCAGGTACCCGAGCACGCCAGACGTTCGGGCAGGGAAGTGATGCGCGGATTGTGGGAGGTGATAAAGAACTTCTTCACCAAGCGCCACATCATCTATTACATCTGTTTCATCATCCTCTATCGTTTTGCCGAGGGCTTTGTGATGAAGATAGCTCCGCTGTTTCTGCGTGCCTCTCGCGAAGTCGGGGGGCTGGGTCTCTCACTGACCGAAATCGGTACACTCAACGGTGTGATGGGGTCGGGAGCCTTTGTCTTGGGGTCTTTGCTGGCAGGCATTTACGTGTCGAAGCGTGGACTGAAGAAGACACTGTTTTCGCTCTGCGTCGTGTTCAACTTCCCCTTTATGGCCTATACGTTGTTGGCCGTTTACCAGCCGGAAAACCTCTATCTGATAGGGGCGGGCATTGTGGCGGAATACTTCGGATACGGCTTCGGCTTTGTAGGGCTGACCTTGTTCATGATGCAGCAGATAGCTCCGGGAAAGCATCAGATGTCCCACTACGCCTTTGCGTCGGGCATCATGAATCTGGGTGTCATGCTTCCGGGCATGATGAGCGGTTTCTTCAGTGACTTGTTGGGATACGAGAAGTTCTTTATCTATGTATTGTTGGCGGCCATTCCGTCGTTGCTGATAACCTACTTCATCCCGTTCACGTATGACGACTCGAAAGCATAA
- a CDS encoding GH92 family glycosyl hydrolase, producing the protein MKNMKMIALQAGCLLLSGMAVCNCTPAASEEDYASYVNPFIGTGGHGHTYPGAVVPNGMIQPGPDTRIYQWDACSGYYYADSTINGFSHTHLSGTGCGDYGDVLLMPTVGRQEYHAMGEKSQQMAYASAFSHEKEKAEPGYYSVFLDRYSVQAELTATKRAAIHRYTFPESEESGFILDLDYSLQRQKNEEMELEVISDTEIRGRKKTVYWAFDQYINFYAKFSKPFTYTLVTDSAALDEGGPLLPTAKVLLHFRTEKDEQVLVKVGVSAVDMDGARKNVEAELRDWDFDGVRRSARQAWNDYLSKIDIETADKDQRTIFYTALYHTGMHPNLFTDADGRYLGMDLKAHQGSVEQPVYTIFSLWDTFRAYHPLMTIIDPELNQAFIRSLIQKEREGGIFPMWELAGNYTGTMIGYHAASLIADAYMKGYRDFDVQEAYRACLRTAEYDTAGIHCPPLVLPHLMPQAKYWKNKIGYVPCDKDNEAVAKALEYAYDDWCISVLAGELGDTVNHRKYADFSKGYKKYFDPSTRFMRGLDSEGNWRTPFNPRSSNHRNDDYCEGTAWQWTWFVPHDVEGLVELMGGRDVFIGKLDSLFVADSSLEGELVSADISGLIGQYAHGNEPSHHITHFYNYVGQPWRTQELVDEVLQTLYFNDPNGLSGNEDCGQMSAWYVLNAMGFYQVCPGRPVYSIGRPLFDKATVNLKGGKKFTVKAAGNSRTNKYVQKMLLNGKELAQPFFTHQDIIDGGTLELVMGNKPVGMNNR; encoded by the coding sequence ATGAAGAACATGAAAATGATTGCATTGCAGGCCGGTTGCCTCTTGCTGTCGGGCATGGCGGTATGCAATTGTACCCCCGCTGCTTCGGAAGAAGATTATGCCTCTTACGTAAATCCTTTCATTGGCACCGGTGGGCATGGGCATACCTATCCCGGTGCGGTAGTACCCAATGGAATGATTCAACCCGGTCCGGATACGCGCATTTATCAGTGGGATGCCTGTTCGGGATACTACTATGCGGACTCCACCATCAACGGCTTTTCACACACCCACCTCAGCGGTACGGGATGCGGTGACTACGGCGATGTGCTGTTGATGCCCACCGTAGGCCGTCAGGAGTATCATGCCATGGGCGAAAAGAGCCAGCAGATGGCCTATGCTTCGGCTTTCTCTCACGAGAAGGAGAAGGCGGAGCCGGGCTACTATTCGGTCTTCCTCGACCGTTACAGCGTGCAAGCCGAGCTGACAGCCACCAAGCGTGCGGCCATTCATCGATATACTTTCCCCGAGTCGGAAGAATCGGGCTTCATTCTGGATTTGGATTACAGCCTTCAGCGACAGAAGAATGAAGAGATGGAGTTGGAAGTCATCAGCGACACCGAAATTCGAGGGCGCAAGAAGACCGTCTATTGGGCTTTCGACCAATACATCAACTTCTATGCGAAGTTCTCCAAACCGTTTACTTATACCCTGGTGACAGATTCCGCGGCGCTGGATGAAGGCGGCCCGCTTCTGCCCACAGCCAAGGTACTGCTGCACTTCCGGACGGAAAAAGACGAGCAGGTATTGGTGAAGGTAGGCGTTTCGGCTGTCGATATGGATGGCGCACGCAAGAACGTGGAAGCCGAATTGCGGGATTGGGATTTTGACGGTGTACGCCGCTCCGCCCGGCAGGCATGGAATGACTACCTTTCCAAGATTGACATTGAGACGGCCGATAAAGACCAACGAACCATCTTCTATACCGCACTCTATCATACCGGCATGCACCCCAACCTGTTTACCGATGCCGACGGACGCTATCTGGGCATGGATCTGAAAGCGCATCAGGGCAGCGTGGAACAACCGGTTTACACCATCTTCTCTTTGTGGGACACCTTCCGTGCTTACCATCCGCTGATGACAATCATAGACCCTGAACTGAACCAGGCTTTCATTCGTTCGCTGATACAGAAGGAACGCGAAGGAGGCATCTTCCCCATGTGGGAGCTGGCGGGCAATTACACGGGTACGATGATTGGCTATCATGCGGCTTCCCTCATTGCCGATGCTTACATGAAAGGATACCGCGATTTCGATGTGCAAGAAGCATATCGCGCCTGCTTGCGTACTGCCGAATACGATACTGCCGGCATCCATTGTCCGCCGTTGGTGTTGCCGCATCTGATGCCGCAGGCAAAATACTGGAAGAACAAGATTGGCTATGTGCCTTGCGACAAGGATAATGAGGCTGTGGCCAAAGCGTTGGAGTATGCGTATGACGACTGGTGCATCTCCGTATTGGCCGGTGAGCTGGGCGACACGGTGAATCATCGGAAGTATGCCGATTTCAGTAAAGGATATAAGAAGTATTTTGACCCTTCCACCCGTTTCATGCGTGGACTGGACAGTGAGGGCAACTGGCGTACGCCTTTCAATCCCCGCTCCTCCAATCACCGCAATGATGATTACTGCGAAGGTACAGCTTGGCAATGGACGTGGTTTGTACCCCACGATGTAGAAGGACTGGTAGAACTGATGGGAGGCCGTGACGTCTTCATCGGCAAGCTGGATTCCTTGTTCGTGGCGGATTCTTCTTTGGAAGGCGAATTGGTGTCGGCCGATATTTCCGGACTGATAGGCCAGTATGCTCACGGCAACGAGCCCAGCCACCACATCACCCATTTCTATAACTATGTGGGGCAGCCGTGGCGCACGCAAGAACTGGTGGATGAGGTGTTACAGACACTTTACTTCAATGACCCCAACGGCCTTTCGGGCAATGAAGACTGCGGGCAGATGTCGGCGTGGTATGTGTTGAACGCCATGGGATTCTATCAGGTATGTCCCGGCCGGCCGGTCTATTCCATCGGGCGCCCGCTGTTCGACAAGGCCACAGTGAATCTGAAAGGCGGGAAGAAGTTTACGGTGAAGGCCGCCGGTAACAGCCGCACGAACAAGTACGTACAGAAAATGCTGCTGAACGGAAAGGAACTTGCCCAGCCGTTCTTTACGCATCAGGATATAATAGACGGAGGTACTCTGGAGTTGGTTATGGGCAATAAGCCTGTAGGAATGAATAACAGATAA
- a CDS encoding glycoside hydrolase family 20 protein yields the protein MKRFFMFFVFLAITAAVVVAQPSNDVRIIPRPRCLHVEAGRYEVSGHSAFYCNLPSKEKADFIDCLENSPWKLKRGGKKSTISFVQEPSCLASCGEEGYRLTVNRQGIKAEAASSAGLFYAFQSLLQLAQPDGKGGWRLPLVEIEDAPRFPYRGLHFDVSRNFRTKEFIKKQLDALAYYKINRFHWHLTDGAGWRIEIKQYPELTRKTAYRPFSDWKSWWKGGRTYCEMDAPGAQGGFYTQADIREVVEYARRRHITIIPEIEMPSHSEEVLAAYPRLACGGNGQAGSELCPGKEETYTFLTNVLTEVMSLFPSEYIHIGGDEASTAHWKKCPDCQERIKKEGLKDEGELQGYLIGRIETFLTAHGRKMMGWDEILSGKLSEGTGITVWRSEAKGVEAVRRELYTVMSPGSHCYFDFYQDAPATQPEAIGGYTSLQKVYSYNPVPEELTGEEAAGIRGVQANVWTEYIATADHAEYMIYPRVLALSEVAWTSGGRKDWKSFHTAALREVDRLRACGYHAFDLKNEVGERPIALATDNHLAKGKSVRYASPYSSQYTAGGDSALTDGWHGGWTYGDRRWQGFLNSDVDVTVDLERQEHIGQIAADFMQLIGPYVWLPEEVTFSVSADGKDFTDLKRIVTEIPVTDEKLTLQTYVWEGDCRARYVRLRAKSNGIIGSWIFVDELVVRACTGPHEGDVFAN from the coding sequence ATGAAACGATTTTTTATGTTTTTTGTTTTCCTTGCTATAACAGCGGCAGTAGTCGTTGCACAACCTTCGAACGATGTGCGCATCATTCCTCGCCCCCGTTGCCTGCATGTCGAAGCCGGACGATATGAGGTATCTGGGCACTCTGCATTCTACTGTAATCTGCCTTCAAAGGAGAAGGCCGATTTTATTGACTGTTTGGAGAATTCTCCTTGGAAGCTGAAGAGGGGGGGGAAGAAATCGACTATCTCTTTTGTGCAAGAGCCATCTTGTTTGGCGAGTTGCGGTGAAGAAGGTTATCGGCTGACGGTAAACAGGCAAGGCATTAAAGCCGAAGCTGCGTCGTCTGCCGGATTGTTCTATGCTTTCCAATCGCTGCTGCAACTGGCGCAACCGGACGGGAAGGGTGGCTGGCGTTTGCCTTTGGTGGAAATAGAAGACGCTCCGCGCTTTCCCTACCGAGGATTGCATTTCGACGTTTCCCGGAATTTTCGTACCAAGGAGTTCATTAAGAAACAGCTGGATGCTCTGGCATATTACAAAATCAATCGTTTTCATTGGCATCTGACAGATGGTGCCGGCTGGCGTATAGAGATAAAACAATATCCTGAACTGACGCGAAAGACTGCCTATCGTCCTTTCTCTGATTGGAAAAGTTGGTGGAAAGGAGGTCGGACTTATTGTGAGATGGATGCGCCGGGTGCTCAAGGCGGGTTCTATACACAGGCGGATATTCGCGAAGTGGTGGAATATGCCCGCCGGCGACATATTACAATCATCCCCGAAATAGAGATGCCGTCGCACTCGGAAGAGGTGCTTGCTGCTTATCCCCGGTTGGCTTGTGGTGGCAACGGGCAGGCAGGTTCGGAACTGTGCCCGGGTAAAGAAGAAACATATACCTTCCTGACAAATGTCTTGACGGAGGTCATGAGTCTTTTCCCGTCAGAGTATATTCACATCGGTGGAGATGAGGCTTCTACGGCTCATTGGAAAAAGTGCCCTGATTGTCAGGAACGCATCAAGAAAGAAGGTTTGAAAGATGAAGGTGAACTGCAAGGATATCTGATAGGTCGCATTGAAACGTTCCTGACTGCGCATGGACGTAAGATGATGGGTTGGGATGAAATATTGAGTGGAAAATTGTCCGAAGGAACCGGTATTACGGTTTGGCGCAGCGAAGCGAAAGGGGTTGAGGCTGTGCGCAGAGAGCTTTACACTGTGATGTCTCCCGGCAGCCATTGCTATTTCGATTTCTATCAGGATGCGCCTGCCACACAGCCGGAGGCGATAGGAGGCTACACCAGTCTGCAAAAAGTCTATTCCTATAATCCTGTTCCCGAAGAACTTACCGGAGAAGAGGCCGCCGGCATACGCGGTGTGCAGGCCAATGTCTGGACAGAGTATATAGCTACTGCCGACCATGCGGAATATATGATTTATCCCCGCGTGCTGGCTTTGTCCGAAGTGGCTTGGACATCGGGCGGCCGGAAAGATTGGAAGAGCTTCCATACAGCCGCCTTGCGCGAAGTGGATAGGTTGCGGGCGTGCGGCTATCATGCGTTCGACCTGAAGAATGAGGTAGGTGAACGCCCCATCGCCTTGGCGACAGACAATCATTTGGCAAAAGGAAAGAGCGTAAGATATGCATCCCCTTATTCCTCACAATATACGGCAGGAGGAGATTCGGCTCTGACGGATGGATGGCATGGCGGATGGACATATGGAGACCGCCGTTGGCAAGGATTCTTAAATTCGGACGTTGATGTAACGGTCGATTTGGAGCGGCAGGAGCATATCGGGCAGATAGCTGCGGACTTTATGCAACTGATAGGGCCGTATGTCTGGTTGCCCGAAGAAGTGACATTTTCGGTTTCTGCCGATGGAAAGGATTTTACGGACTTGAAGCGTATAGTGACTGAAATACCGGTGACAGACGAGAAGTTGACCTTGCAAACGTATGTCTGGGAGGGAGACTGCAGGGCACGGTATGTACGCCTGCGGGCAAAATCCAACGGTATAATCGGCAGTTGGATATTTGTGGACGAGTTGGTGGTGCGTGCTTGTACAGGGCCTCATGAAGGCGACGTTTTTGCTAATTAA